The following coding sequences lie in one Mycobacterium sp. DL440 genomic window:
- the dtd gene encoding D-aminoacyl-tRNA deacylase has translation MRVLVQRVTSASVTVDGAVVGAIAPNPQGLLALVGVTHEDDTGKARRMAEKLWQLRILDGEKSASDVAAPILVISQFTLYANTVKGRRPSWNAAAPRPVAEPLVTEFADALQKLGAVVQTGIFGADMRVELVNDGPVTVMLEL, from the coding sequence ATGCGTGTTCTGGTGCAGCGGGTGACCTCTGCGAGCGTGACGGTCGACGGCGCGGTCGTGGGAGCCATCGCTCCGAACCCGCAGGGGCTTCTCGCCCTGGTCGGGGTCACCCACGAGGACGACACGGGCAAGGCGCGCCGGATGGCCGAAAAGCTCTGGCAGTTACGGATTCTCGATGGTGAGAAGTCGGCGTCCGACGTTGCTGCGCCGATCCTGGTGATCAGTCAGTTCACGTTGTACGCCAACACCGTCAAGGGCAGGCGCCCGTCGTGGAATGCGGCAGCACCGCGGCCCGTCGCCGAGCCGTTGGTGACTGAATTCGCCGACGCGCTCCAGAAACTGGGCGCGGTTGTGCAAACGGGGATTTTCGGTGCGGATATGCGGGTGGAACTGGTCAATGACGGGCCGGTAACGGTGATGTTGGAGCTGTGA